A portion of the Calothrix sp. 336/3 genome contains these proteins:
- a CDS encoding DUF2085 domain-containing protein — protein sequence MQGVIFRKPLNIRWVSFLGDFLLTGMVIGPIAAPFLAASGIPTLPIIAQIIYFMGDHVCPQPSMGLELAPPWIMAVCMRCYGTVSGLLITRLLYAVTQGKGGYWLSRYGWNGAAIASVFMMAYPGELAAEVFGWWSFNNYVVTIFGLITGLSWGLFTMPILHEKLGNR from the coding sequence ATGCAAGGAGTAATTTTTCGCAAACCCTTAAATATTCGTTGGGTGAGTTTTCTGGGGGATTTCTTATTAACTGGGATGGTAATCGGTCCGATCGCGGCTCCTTTTTTGGCTGCATCAGGTATTCCCACCCTACCCATTATTGCCCAGATTATCTACTTTATGGGTGATCACGTCTGTCCCCAACCTAGTATGGGATTAGAATTAGCACCACCCTGGATTATGGCTGTATGTATGCGTTGCTATGGAACAGTTAGTGGTTTATTGATAACTAGGCTATTGTATGCGGTCACTCAAGGGAAAGGTGGTTATTGGTTATCGCGTTATGGGTGGAATGGTGCAGCGATCGCCAGTGTGTTCATGATGGCATATCCTGGGGAATTAGCCGCAGAAGTGTTTGGCTGGTGGAGTTTTAATAATTATGTGGTAACAATCTTTGGTTTAATCACAGGTTTATCCTGGGGATTATTTACGATGCCGATATTACATGAAAAATTGGGTAATCGATAA